Genomic window (Candidatus Vicinibacter proximus):
CAACTACGATCTCCCTTAGCTTGGACACAAGCAATAACATCTTTCTTGCAAACCTTTATTATTTCACTTAAAGTTAAATATTTTAAACTGCTTATTTTCTTTTTATCCACAATCTGCTTCCAATAATATGACCAATTTGGTTCTTCCGGATGCCAAAAATTGGGTTCATCTTTTAGAAAAAGACCTGAGCTTTTTTTATTGGGTCTGATGTCTGTGGAGTAGACTGAATTATTGTATTTGTCTGTAAGCCTAATGGTTCCGTTCTTGGAGCCAAACTCCTCATTGTACTGTGGTAGTGCATATTGAGGAATAAATCCCTTATCTGTCAGGGAAGAAGCGGATTCAAGTGTCCATTTATTTTGATAGCCTGATCCGCTGCCAGATCCGAGACCCCATTCATAGGGTTCCGATGGGGTAAAATCAAATCCCTTGACATCGATCCACATTATTTCTTTGCCACTGATGACAACTTTCCAGGCTTTTTGATTTCCTACTACTTTTTCTATCCACATACCTAAAGAACACTCCACCTGATTACCTCCAGGGAGAGGAGCGGTCTCCGGTACTTGTGCAGGAATATAATGGACAATGCTGAGCATAACTAAGGCAATATACGTTTTCTTAACTACTTTAAAGAACGGATGCAACATAATAATGATTTAATTGTGTGTGAATGCTTTTTATTTTTTTAGAAATTTTTTCATAACGACTTCACCATTGGTGGTTTTGAACTTTATGAAATAGATGCCTGGAGTTAAGAATCCAATTTCTTCACGTGCATTTTAATTGGTACTGTTTTTAATCACCGTAATGTTTGACGCTAGGAAGTATGACTGAACGATCTCTGTTTCAAGAGAGTATCGTGCGACAGCACGATAAGTGAAGGAACCCTGCCTGACTGCGTCGGCAGGCAGGCGCGAAAGCGGCTAACGTACACTATATTAGGTTCTGGTTTTAATCGCCGTAATGTTTGACGCTGGGAAGCATCAAACAACCCTGGTTATTTCGAGCTTCCCAGCTTGAAATTCATGTGCATTTTAATTGGTACTGTTTTTAATCGCCGTAATGTTTGACGCTGGGAAGCATCAAACAACCCTGGTTATTTCGAGCTTCCTAGCTTGAAATTCACGTACGTTTTAATTGGTACTATTTTAAATAAACGTAATGTTTGGCGCTGGGAAGCATCAAACAACCGGCTGAGAAACATCAAACAACCCAAGTTATTCAGGCTTTCCAATTTGATATTTCTCAATTTTTTCAGTTTCTATTAAAATTAGAATTATTAATTTTACGAGACTATGACTTACACAATCTACAGGAATATATACTATTCCACATTCACTATCTATCAGTGGAAGAAGCTTTTAAAAAATGAAAAGTATATAGAATTAGTGCTGGACTGTTTGGTCTTTTTATATAAAAATAATAGATGCTTAATTTTTGCATTTGTTATTATGCCAGATCATATCCATCTTATATATGAAGTGTTAGAACCAAATTCAAACGAAAACTTTAAACATAATTTTTTAAGCTACACAGCGCATCAGTTTTCAAAAAAAATGAGTAGTGAAATGAAAGAAGAATTTTTAGTAAATAAATCAAAAAGAAAATACCAATTTTGGAAATCTCCCTCATTAAGTGTAGAAATAGTCAGTCCTAAATTTCTAATTCAAAAATTTAACTATTTACATGATAATCCAAGAAGAGCTGGACTCGTGGAAGATAATTTGAATTACAAATATTGTTCATATAGTTCTTATGAACTGGGTGCCCCTCAATTTGATTTTTTAACATTGTTTTTGTGATGGTAAGTTTGGGATTCCTAATGCAATGTTTAATGTGTATCTGCATTAATGCAATGTTTGACTCTAACCAGCATCAAACAACCATTGTTATTTCGAGCTTCCTAGCTTGAAATTCACGTACGTTTTAAATGGTACTACTTTTAATTACCGTAATGTTTGACGCTGGGATGACTGAACGATCTCTGCTTCAGCAGAGTATCGTGCGACAGCACGATAAGAGAAGGAACCCTGCCTGACTGTGTCGGCAGGCAGGCGCGAAAGCGGCTAACGTACAC
Coding sequences:
- a CDS encoding transposase — encoded protein: MTYTIYRNIYYSTFTIYQWKKLLKNEKYIELVLDCLVFLYKNNRCLIFAFVIMPDHIHLIYEVLEPNSNENFKHNFLSYTAHQFSKKMSSEMKEEFLVNKSKRKYQFWKSPSLSVEIVSPKFLIQKFNYLHDNPRRAGLVEDNLNYKYCSYSSYELGAPQFDFLTLFL